The following proteins are co-located in the Paludibaculum fermentans genome:
- a CDS encoding alpha/beta fold hydrolase: protein MTDKTDSTLLASSDAAIATSGSAGDAAEPPMVRNIVLVHGAFADGTSWGKVIRILEARGFHVTAVQNPLTSLKDDVEATRRAIALQEGPVILAGHSWGGAVITEAGDHPQVAGLVYVAAYAPEAGHSANETSLPFGVTDGQKQIRVDAEYYASLSLEGMMDYVAEGLTLQERRLMFAVQGQSYGPMFDEKLTRAAWKTRPSWHVIATKDRILPTAMQEAGAHRSGGHPVFVATCHVAMMQEPEKVADVLTEAARNALKGGQGSQEVA, encoded by the coding sequence TTGACAGACAAGACAGATTCGACTCTACTGGCCAGCAGCGATGCGGCTATCGCGACATCGGGTTCGGCCGGAGATGCGGCGGAGCCACCGATGGTCAGGAACATCGTCCTGGTGCATGGCGCCTTCGCCGATGGGACCAGTTGGGGCAAAGTGATCCGCATTCTGGAAGCCCGGGGATTCCATGTCACGGCCGTCCAGAATCCGCTGACTTCACTGAAGGACGATGTGGAGGCGACCCGGCGGGCCATTGCGCTGCAGGAGGGACCGGTGATCCTGGCTGGTCACTCGTGGGGCGGGGCGGTGATCACGGAAGCGGGCGACCACCCTCAGGTAGCGGGCCTGGTGTATGTGGCCGCCTATGCTCCTGAGGCGGGCCACTCCGCCAACGAGACCAGCCTCCCCTTCGGTGTGACGGACGGCCAGAAGCAGATCCGGGTGGATGCGGAATACTATGCGTCGCTCTCGCTGGAGGGCATGATGGACTATGTGGCGGAGGGACTCACCCTGCAGGAACGGCGGCTGATGTTCGCGGTGCAGGGGCAAAGCTATGGCCCGATGTTCGATGAGAAGCTGACGCGCGCCGCATGGAAGACGAGGCCGTCCTGGCATGTGATCGCCACCAAGGACCGGATTCTGCCGACGGCGATGCAGGAGGCGGGTGCGCACAGATCCGGCGGGCATCCGGTATTTGTGGCTACCTGTCATGTCGCCATGATGCAGGAACCGGAGAAGGTGGCCGATGTGCTGACGGAAGCGGCCAGGAATGCGTTGAAGGGGGGGCAGGGTTCGCAGGAGGTTGCGTGA
- a CDS encoding winged helix-turn-helix domain-containing protein gives MSYLSQRPGRVVTRDELLREVWKQPFGGSNVVDVVVRGLRRKLGGDAWVIGTVKGHGYQFNESEA, from the coding sequence ATGTCCTACTTGTCCCAGCGCCCCGGCAGGGTGGTGACACGCGATGAATTGCTGCGTGAAGTCTGGAAGCAGCCTTTCGGCGGAAGCAACGTTGTCGATGTGGTCGTTCGAGGCCTGCGCAGAAAACTAGGCGGCGACGCATGGGTGATCGGCACCGTGAAAGGCCACGGCTATCAGTTCAACGAATCAGAAGCGTGA